From Thalassovita sp.:
CCTCAAAGGCGGGATCAATGATGCGGCGTTGGCGTTTCCAGGTTTCGCCATTGGTCAGGAACACCGAATTGCCCAGCAAGGGACGCAGCCCCTCACTGATCCGATCAGACTTGGGGAAGTCATCCGGACGCTGTTTCAGCACCAGATCCACCAGATCGGGCTGGTTGCACATGTAGCTGCGGAAAAAGGGCGTGCGAAACTCAGCCATCCAGGCCCGGTAGAGCCGCTGCGGCTGCGCCGAAAGGATATCCTGCCGGAACAGGCGCAGGTAACGCCAGAGCGATACCTTATCGGCCCGCGCTGGGGGTTTTGGCGGCAGCGGCGCTGGCGTGGTCATGGCGCCCCCCGCTCAGACATCTGGGTGAACTTGTTCACCGGGGTCTCAATGCGTGATTTGGACGGCTGGCGCCCGGCAAACCGGTGATCCAAGCGCTGCGGCCCTGCCGTGATGCGGAAATAGTCATAGTCACCGGGCCGATCAAAGGCGCAGAGATATTGAAAATGCAGCCGGAAAAACCGCCAGCGCAGCGCCTTCCAGCGGTCCGGGCTGAGTGTTTGCGTGAAGGCGGCTGAGATCACGATGGGCCAGCGTTTGCCCTCAGGTGCCACACCGCTGACCGCCACAGGATCGCAGAGCGCAAAGGCGCAGCCATCCCCGGGCGCAGTGACGTCGAGCCAGAAGATCTCTTCGCGCTCAGACAGATAGGCCAGATCGCCGCGCAGCCGTCCGGCCTGCGGCAGGAAAGAAACCATCGGCACCACCTGCCCCAGCGACAGGAAATTCAGCCGTGCGCCCTCTGCCGGCACCTCTCCTGCGCGGATCAGATCCGACAGGATTGAAATCGCCAAATGCGCGCCGGAGCTGTGCCCCACCACCAAAACCTCATCCACATCTGTGCGCAGGGCCGCGGCGATCAGCGCGCGAAACTCGGTGATCCGCGCCTCAAGCGCAGGCGGGTTGGCACCTTTGAAATGGGCGGAATAGGCGTAGTCATGCATCAGGTAATAGGCGAAGAACTTGCCGTCCTTCTTGCGAAACCAATTGAGCACAAAGGGCACCACAATCAGCCCGCCCCAGGCCGCCCAAGGATGCAGCAGCGCCAGCCCCTGCCCCAGCCCCCAGGCCAAGAGCAGCGCCAGCATCAGCTGCACCAGCAGAAAAATCACCGGGTACAGCGCGGCAATCACCGGCCCTTTGCGCAACCGTATCAACCGCCAGAGCGCGCCCGAGCCGATATAGGTCCAGGCGGTGCGGATCAGCTGCAGGTAGGTTTGTGTGATGCCCAGATCCATGCTGTCACGCACCAGATCCGCCCAGTAGAGCACCTGCACATCGGTTTCTACCACGGCACCGTCCTGGGTTGAGGTGACACGCCAGCCGTAGGGTCCCTCAAGCTGTTTGGGGCTGAGCGCCAGATCATAACCCGAGATTAAAGCCTGCGCCGCGCCCTCCTTGCGATAAAGTTCGCGGTAGCGGCGCGGGTGAATCGGATCGTAGCCGGGGATGTAAAACACCCGACGGCGCTGCACATTTTGGGCGGATCTGTTGTGGTCTTGCTCGGTCATAGGTGCCTCGTCCACGCCATCTTAGCGCAGATTTACCAAAGCACCACAACCGTTACCTGTTTATTTTGAAGAGATTACCCGACCAGCGCCAGTGCCGGGAAGGTTTCCAGTAACCAGTAGGAAAAGGCGGAGAAGCCGCCAGTCAGCATCAACAGGCCGATGGTCCACAACAGGAGCCCCATCACCCGTTCGATCTGTTCCATATGGCGTTTCATCCAGCCCATCACCCCGGTCAGCCGTGGCAGGAAGGCCGCGACCAGCAGGAACGGCACACCAAGCCCCAGCGCATAGACCGCCAGCAGCAAGGTGCCGCGGGTCAGTGACGCCTCAGAGGCGGCCAGCGACAGGATCGCACCCAACTGCGGGCCGATACAGGGCGTCCAGCCAAAGGCAAAGGCCAGGCCTAGAATATAGGCGCCAAAGGCCGATCCCCCGCGGTCCCCCGCATCAATGCGCGCCTCGCGGTCCAGAAAACCGATCCGGTAGACGCCCACAAAATGCGCGCCGAAAATCATCACAAGGATGCCCGCGATGGCGTTGAACCAACCCTGATATTGCAGGAACAGCGTGCCCACCGCAGAGGCGGTGAAACCAAGGAACAGGAAAATCGTCGACAGCCCCAGCACAAAGAACAGCGCCGGCACCACCGCCTTGCCGGTCTTGGCCTTGCCTTCGCTGAGATCGGTGATCGAAACCCCGGACATATAGGCCAGGTAGGGCGGCACGATCGGCAGCACACAGGGGCTGAGGAAGGAAATCAGGCCCGCGATAAGCGCGATGAGCATGGCAGGCAGCAGGGCGGCATCGATGATGCTGATATTTTCAAGTCCGAACATAGGGCTTAGCTACCTGATCGCTGCAGCGCTGTCACCCGACGCATTGTCACAAGGCCGTGGCGAAACGTTACAGGCCCAAACGCAAACGCCGCCCCCGAGGGAGCGGCGTTCAAACTGTAATGCTGTCAGCCCTTTAGACGGACCACCAACCGCGGCGCTTGGGCTTTGGCGGGGCTGCGGGTTCTTCCACAGCGACCTCGGCCACCGGCTCGGGTGTGGGTTCCGGGGCAGGCTCTGGCGCTGCGGCAGGTTCCTCAGAAGGCTGAGCTTCGGCTTGAGCTTCGGGTGCGGCCTCAGCAGCTACCTCTTCCAGAACGGGTTCCGGCGCGGCCTCAGGTTCGGCTTCAGCTTCAACCGCTGCAGCGGCGTCCTCAGCTGGGGCGTCTTCTGCCACAGTGTCTTCGGTTGCTGCCACTGCAACGGTTTCCGCTTCAGGTGCCTCGGTCACGGCCTCTTCGGCGGTGTCTTCAGCAGCCGGCGCGTCTGCCTCTGCGGTTACCTCTGCCTCAGCGGCAGGCTCTTCGGTGGCAGGCTCCGCACCCGCGTCAGCGGCAGGGGCTTCGGCGTCAGCTGCGGCCCCCTCCTCGGTGCCCTCAGCGGGTTGATCCGATTTGCGGCGACGCGAGCGACGACGGCGGCGTGGTTTCTTCTCCTCTGCCGGGACGTCGCCCGCAGCAGCTTCCGAAGTCTCAGTGCCTTCGTCGGTCACAGCCTCAGCAGCCTCAGCGGTTTCGCCTTCGGCTTCAGCCTCTTGTGCCTCACCGTTTTCACCTTCTGCCCGCTCACCAGCGTTTTTCCGGCGGCGACGACGGCGGCGGCGCTTCTTCGGCTTGTTCTCATCCTCACCGTTTTCAGCAGTTTCTGCGGCCAGCGCTTCCTCTGCTTCTTCGGCTTCCGCCTCCTCGTCGATCTGATCCATCAGCGAGGTGTCGACCGAAACCACAGGCGCCGGCGCTTCGGCAACCACGCGGGTGGCGGTTTTGAACTTCTCCAGCGTGAAGTCGGGGCTGATCAGCATCGGATCGCCTTCGATCCGCACCGACAGACCATAGCGGCCTTCGATCTGGGCGACGTGTTCACGTTTCTGGTTCATGATGAAGTTGGCGATACCAACCGGGCATTTCACCAGCACCTCGCGCGAGCGGCCACGGGTGCCTTCCTCTTCGATCTGACGCAGGATCGACAGCGCTAGGTTGTCGTCCGAACGGATCAGGCCGGTGCCGTGACAGGCGGGGCAAGGCTGGGTGGTGGCCTCGATCATGCCGGGACGCAGACGCTGACGCGACATTTCCAGCAGGCCAAAGCCCGAGATACGGCCGATCTGGATCCGCGCGCGGTCCGATTTCAGCTTATCTTTCAGACGTTTCTCAACCGCGTTGTTGTTGCGGCGTTCGTCCATGTCGATGAAGTCGATGACGATCAGACCGGCCAGATCGCGCAGACGCAGCTGGCGCGCCACCTCTTCAGCGGCCTCCAGGTTGGTCTTCAGCGCGGTTTCCTCGATCGAGCCCTCTTTGGTGGCCCGGCCCGAGTTCACGTCAACCGCCACCAGCGCTTCGGTCACACCGATCACGATGTAGCCGCCGGATTTCAGCTGAACGGTCGGGTTGAACATGCCACCGAGGTAGCTTTCCACCTGATAGCGCGCGAAGAGCGGCAGCTGATCCTGATAATTTTTCACGTTTTTGGCGTGGGACGGCATGATCATTTTCATGAAGTCCTTGGCGATGCGGTAACCGCGTTCACCTTCCACCAGCACCTCATCAATCTCACGATTGTAGAGGTCACGGATCGACCGTTTGATCAGGTCGCCTTCTTCGTAGATCTTGGCGGGCGCGATCGACTTGAGCGTCAACTCGCGGATCTGTTCCCACATGCGCTGCAGATATTCATAGTCGCGCTTGATCTCGGCTTTGGTGCGTTTGGCACCGGCGGTGCGCACAATGAGCCCGGCGCCCTTGGGCACGTCCAGCTCATTGGCAATCTCTTTCAGTTTCTTACGGTCGGCAGCATTGGTGATCTTGCGCGAGATGCCACCACCACGGGCGGTGTTGGGCATCAGGACACAGTAACGACCCGCCAGCGACAGGTAAGTGGTCAGCGCCGCGCCTTTGTTGCCGCGCTCTTCTTTAACGACCTGCACCAGCAGGATCTGACGAACCTTGATGACTTCCTGGATCTTGTAGCGACGCGGACGCGGTTTGCGGCGCGGGCGGATTTCCTCGCTGTCATCTTCTTCGGCGACGGATTCGATGCTGTCGTCTTTTTCGGTCGCATCCAGCTTGTCGTCGCCGTCTTCGTCTTCATCGTCGGAAGCTTCTTCCGATGCCTCTTCCGCATTGACTTCCACTTCGGCGGCAGGCGCGTCTTCCGCGGCAGTGTCTTCCGCAGGGGCTTCCTCGGCCGGGGCTTCGGCCACGGCGTCGTCGGCTTTCACCTCTTCTGCCTGAGCGGCCTCAGGGGCAGCTTCGGCAGCACCTTCTGCCGTGTCCTCAGCAGGTGCCTCTTCGGCAGCAGGCTCTTCAGCCGGCGCCTCAGCCGCGTCTGCCGCAGGTGCCTGCGCCACGGCTTCATCTGCCTTGGGTGCCTCAGCTGCTGCGGCCTCTTCACCCGCCTCAGGGGCGTCAGCAGTTTCTTCTGCAGGGGCCTCTGCTGCCGGCGCGTCCTCTGCGGTTGCTTCAGCAGGTTCTTCAACCGGGGTCTCCGCCACGGTTTCCATCGGCGACAGGCCTTCGCCTGCGTCGACCACATCTGCGGCGCCAACTTCAATGGCGTCCGAAGTGGTTTCGTCCGTCAGGTCGATAGTTTCCATGCCAGCGATTTCGCCGGACGCCTCAGCAGCGGGCGCATCGGCCTCAGCCGCCGGGGTGTCCTCAGCAGGTTTTTCCACCTCTTTGGAGACTTTCGCATCCTTCGAGCGGTTCGACGCAGCGCGCGACCGCGACCGGCGGCGACGCGGCTTTTTCTCTTCTTCTTCCTCTTCGGCCTTCTGCTGTTCGGCATAGGCACGTTCTTCTTCCATCAGCGCTTCGCGGTCGGCGACCGGGATCTGATAGTAGTCAGGATGGATTTCCGAGAAGGCAAGGAAGCCATGGCGGTTGCCGCCATAGTCTACAAAAGCCGCCTGCAGTGAAGGTTCGACCCGTGTTACTTTTGCCAGATAGATGTTGCCAGCAAGCTGGCGTTTGTTTTCGGATTCAAAGTCGAATTCCTCAACCTTGTTGCCGTCCACCACCACGACGCGGGTTTCCTCCGCGTGGGTGGCGTCGATGAGCATTTTCTTTGCCATGTTGTCCGTTTGCATCGCGGCAGAACCGCCCGGCCCGGGGGCCCGGCAGGTTGCGGCAGATGTCTGTCAGGGGCGAGTGCGGACGCGCTGCAAAGCCGGCTGTTCTCAGCCGTTGCAGTGGAACTCGTAGGTTTCGCGCGCCTCATCGCGTTTCTTCTCCGACGCTACAGGCGGGTATGGTGACCTCGCTCAATGCGCCCGTTCATGGCCCGCGCCAGAGTGTCTGGCGTCAGGCGGTCTAAAATGGCTCGTCCGCGGGGGCGCGGTCCGGGCCCAATCGGTCTGTCCGAGGGGTCGCGGCGAAGTCTGATGCCGTCGGCCGATCTTCGGATCAGCGAAACTCATGCGGTGCGGGAGGAGTCCACGACACCGTCTCCAGAACATAGTGCGGGCTGGGGATAAATTACAATGGGAAAATGTCTGCGCGATCTGCCTGAAAGGGAATTGAGCCTGAAAAAGCAACCATTAAGGGATCAACGCCCCTTATTTGCCACGCTGTGCTGCGCCATGCTGACGGCTTCGGCCAGGGTGCGGGCGACCATTTGCCCCAAATCCGGCAGCGGTTTATCCACAGGCCGCAGATCCGGGATCTGCACCGCATGACATCCGGCGGCCACAGCGGCGGCGATGCCGCGATCACTGTCCTCAAACGCTGCCGAATGGTTCGGGTTGACCCCCAGCCGTTCCGCCGCCTGCAGGTAGGGGGCTGGATCGGGTTTGGTGGCCCGCACCTCATCGCCGCCCAGCACAAATTCCACATGGCCCAACAGGCCAGCAACCTCCAGATGGTGGCGGGCACGATCGCCCAGTGTTGAGGTGACAACCGCCATGCGGGCACCCTGCCCGGCCAGATCCGCCAGCACCTCAGCCACACCTTCTTTGACAGGCAGATCCGCGGACACCGCCGCATCGAAATTGGCGCGCCATTCCTCAATGACATCTGCCGGTTTCAGCGCTTTGGGCAGAAACTCCAGCAGCATGGCATTGGTGGTGGCTGCTGAGGTGCCAACAAGGGTCAGGAAGAAAGGCTCAGCCCTCGACAGCGCGACGCCTTTGGACACCACAGTGTCAAGGAAGGAGGACATGGCCAGCCGCTCACTATCGAGCAGCAGACCGTCCATATCGAACAGATAGGCCTCTGGCAGCATTGTGCAGATCTCAGAGGTAATCCGCACGGGCGAGGCCGTATTTCGCCATCTTCTCATTCAGCGTCCGGCGCGGCAGGCAGAGCTCCTCCATCACTGACGCGATGGAGCCTTTGTGACGGCGCATGGTGTTATCGATCAGCATGCGTTCGAAGGCTTCAACGTACTCTTTCAGCGGTTTGCCCTCGGTGGTCATCACCGGTTGCATGTCTTCATGATCCGACATCAGGAGCGAGGCAATGGTGCCCGAGCCACGACGCGATTGCAGCACCGCACGTTCGGCCAGGTTGATCAGCTGACGCACGTTGCCCGGCCAAGGGGCCTGCAACAGCTGCGCGGCTTCTTGGGCTGAAACCTGCGGCGTGTCACAGCCGTATTCCTCGGCAAACTGTTCGCTGAGGCGGGTGAACAGGGTCAGGATATCCTCCCCCCGCTGGCGCAGCGGCGGCAGGGTTATGCGCAGCGCGGCCAGACGGTAGAACAGATCCGAGCGCAGCGCGTCTTCGCAGGTGCGGTCCTGTTCCTGCATGTTGCAGATCGCCACCACACGGGTTTCTGCTGGCGTGCCCTGATCGTTGATAAAGGACAGGAGGCGCGCCTGCAGGCTATCGCTCAGCGCCTCCACGTCTTCCAGCACCAAGGTGCCACCACGGGCTTCTTCCACGGCGGGCAGCTGGCTGTCTTCGGGCAGCATCGGGCCAAACAGACGCTTGGCCAGCGCGTCCTCATCCCACGCCGCGCAGGAGAGCAACACAAACTTCTTTCCGGCGCGGGAGCCAACCGCGTGCAGCGCGTGCGCCACCAGCGTCTTGCCGGTACCGGTTTCACCATCGATCAGCACATGACCGTCGGCCTGACCCAGATCCAGAATATCCTCTTTCAGACGTTCCATCGCAGGGGCGGAGCCGATCAGCTTCTTCATCAGCTGACCACCATCCGACAGTTCGCGGCGCAGGGCCCGGTTGTCCAATGTCAGGCGACGGGCATTGGTGGCCTTTTTCGCCAGTTCAGTCATCCGGTCCGGGTTGAACGGCTTTTCGAGGAAATCAAACGCCCCCACCCGCATCGCTTCTACCGCCATGGGGACGTCCCCGTGGCCGGTGATCATGATGACCGGCAATGCGCTGTCAGACCCCATGAGTTTTTTCAGGAACTGCATCCCGTCCATGCCCGGCATCTTGATGTCCGAAATGACAATGCCCGGATAATCCGGCCCCAGCGCCTTTAGCGCATCTTCGGCGCTGGCGAAGGTTTCGGTGTCATAGCCCGACAGGGCCAGCCATTGGCTGATGGACTGACGCATATCCTGTTCGTCGTCCACGATGGCGATTTTCATTGCTTTTGCCATGGTCTTCTCGGCCCTTATTCCGCCGCCTCAATATCACTTTCACCGGTCAAGATAGGAAGTTGCATCTCAAATACAGCCCCCCCGCCTTCGGCGTTGCGCGCCAAAAGGCGCCCCCCTAGGTCGTTGACGATCCCCGAGGAAATGGCAAGCCCCAGCCCCACGCCCTCCCCCGGACGTTTGGTGGTGTAGAAGGGCTCAAACAGGGCATCAAGATCATCAATGCCCTGCCCGTTGTCACGCACCGTCAGCGTCGCCGTTTCACCGGCGGCCAGCAGCAGTTCGATCTGCGGCTCATCAACCGATTGGGTGGCATCCAAAGCGTTGCGCAGGAGGTTGATCATCACCTGTTCAACGCGCACCCGGTCCCCCATGACCATCACCGGGTCATCGGGGTAGACGCGGCTGATCTCAACCTTGCGGCTTTTCAGCTGCGGTTCCATCATCGACAGGGCTGAGGCCAGCGCATCGCCCATATTCACAGGGGTAAACTGATCGCCGCCTTTGCGCGCATAGGACTTCAGCTGGCGGGTGATCTGCCCCATCCGATCAATCAGATCGTCGATCCGCTGGAAGGACGACAGCGCTTCTTCGGGCCGGTTGCGATTGAGCAGCAGACGGGCGCCCGCCAGATAGGTGCGCATCGCCGCCAGCGGTTGATTCAGCTCATGGCTGACGGCCGCCGACATCTCGCCAAGCGCGGCCAGTTTTGACGATTGCGCCAGCGTCTGTTCGGCCACGGCAAGGGTCTGTTGGACCTTTTCGCGTTCGGCGATTTCCCGCTGTAGTCTTGCGTTCAATGCGCGAAGCTCTGCCGATTCCCGCTGGAACAGCATCAGACGACCGGCGGTCTTGCGGCTGAGCGCATAGAAGGCCAGCGCCAGCAGCATGGCGAATCCCATAATCTCCAGCGCCAGAACGCCGTTCACCTTGTCACGAACGCTTTCGTAGGTGGTGAAACTGGCGATGTGCCAGCCACGGAAGGGAATGCGGCTTTCCATCCGCATCACGGCCTTACCCTGCACGTAGGCATCTGCCGGCAAGGTGGTCCAATCTGCGGTGGCCTGAATGGCGCGCTGAATGGCCGATTGCGCTGGCGCCTGGGCCAGCGCCTCACCCTCGGTTTTTGAGCGCCAGCGTGGTTCGGTGGCCAGGATGATCGTGCCGGTGCTGTCGGTGACCAGAACCGCGTCCGAAATGCCCGCCCAGGCACGTTCAAACTTGTGCAGGTCAACCTCTACCATGATCACGCCCAGCGTGTTGCCCTGTTCCTCAATCCGGCGCGAGTAGATGAAACTATAGCCACCGGTTTCGGTTTCCAGCACCGTGAAAAGGGTCTCGCTGGCCCGGATGGCGTTGAAAAAATAGGGGTCCGAGCGGTGCTGACTGCCCAGCCGGTTGCGATCCGTTGCCGCCACTGCGCGGCCATCGGAATCCAGCAACATCAATGAGGCGGCGCCGATTTCTTCGACAAAAGAAATCAGACGCTGGGTCGATGTGGAGTAGTCAGACGAATTCAGCGCCCCGATCAGCGCCGGGTCCCGTGACAGCAGCTGCGGCACGATGGCGTTGCGGCGCAGCTCAGACAGCAGGTTGCCGGAATAAAGCGCCAATCGCAGCTCGGCCCGGTTGCGGGTGTTTTCCGTGAAGCGATCGGTCAGCAGTT
This genomic window contains:
- a CDS encoding cytochrome c biogenesis CcdA family protein, encoding MFGLENISIIDAALLPAMLIALIAGLISFLSPCVLPIVPPYLAYMSGVSITDLSEGKAKTGKAVVPALFFVLGLSTIFLFLGFTASAVGTLFLQYQGWFNAIAGILVMIFGAHFVGVYRIGFLDREARIDAGDRGGSAFGAYILGLAFAFGWTPCIGPQLGAILSLAASEASLTRGTLLLAVYALGLGVPFLLVAAFLPRLTGVMGWMKRHMEQIERVMGLLLWTIGLLMLTGGFSAFSYWLLETFPALALVG
- a CDS encoding HAD family phosphatase, yielding MRRWRNTASPVRITSEICTMLPEAYLFDMDGLLLDSERLAMSSFLDTVVSKGVALSRAEPFFLTLVGTSAATTNAMLLEFLPKALKPADVIEEWRANFDAAVSADLPVKEGVAEVLADLAGQGARMAVVTSTLGDRARHHLEVAGLLGHVEFVLGGDEVRATKPDPAPYLQAAERLGVNPNHSAAFEDSDRGIAAAVAAGCHAVQIPDLRPVDKPLPDLGQMVARTLAEAVSMAQHSVANKGR
- a CDS encoding Rne/Rng family ribonuclease, translated to MAKKMLIDATHAEETRVVVVDGNKVEEFDFESENKRQLAGNIYLAKVTRVEPSLQAAFVDYGGNRHGFLAFSEIHPDYYQIPVADREALMEEERAYAEQQKAEEEEEEKKPRRRRSRSRAASNRSKDAKVSKEVEKPAEDTPAAEADAPAAEASGEIAGMETIDLTDETTSDAIEVGAADVVDAGEGLSPMETVAETPVEEPAEATAEDAPAAEAPAEETADAPEAGEEAAAAEAPKADEAVAQAPAADAAEAPAEEPAAEEAPAEDTAEGAAEAAPEAAQAEEVKADDAVAEAPAEEAPAEDTAAEDAPAAEVEVNAEEASEEASDDEDEDGDDKLDATEKDDSIESVAEEDDSEEIRPRRKPRPRRYKIQEVIKVRQILLVQVVKEERGNKGAALTTYLSLAGRYCVLMPNTARGGGISRKITNAADRKKLKEIANELDVPKGAGLIVRTAGAKRTKAEIKRDYEYLQRMWEQIRELTLKSIAPAKIYEEGDLIKRSIRDLYNREIDEVLVEGERGYRIAKDFMKMIMPSHAKNVKNYQDQLPLFARYQVESYLGGMFNPTVQLKSGGYIVIGVTEALVAVDVNSGRATKEGSIEETALKTNLEAAEEVARQLRLRDLAGLIVIDFIDMDERRNNNAVEKRLKDKLKSDRARIQIGRISGFGLLEMSRQRLRPGMIEATTQPCPACHGTGLIRSDDNLALSILRQIEEEGTRGRSREVLVKCPVGIANFIMNQKREHVAQIEGRYGLSVRIEGDPMLISPDFTLEKFKTATRVVAEAPAPVVSVDTSLMDQIDEEAEAEEAEEALAAETAENGEDENKPKKRRRRRRRRKNAGERAEGENGEAQEAEAEGETAEAAEAVTDEGTETSEAAAGDVPAEEKKPRRRRRSRRRKSDQPAEGTEEGAAADAEAPAADAGAEPATEEPAAEAEVTAEADAPAAEDTAEEAVTEAPEAETVAVAATEDTVAEDAPAEDAAAAVEAEAEPEAAPEPVLEEVAAEAAPEAQAEAQPSEEPAAAPEPAPEPTPEPVAEVAVEEPAAPPKPKRRGWWSV
- a CDS encoding sigma-54-dependent transcriptional regulator — its product is MAKAMKIAIVDDEQDMRQSISQWLALSGYDTETFASAEDALKALGPDYPGIVISDIKMPGMDGMQFLKKLMGSDSALPVIMITGHGDVPMAVEAMRVGAFDFLEKPFNPDRMTELAKKATNARRLTLDNRALRRELSDGGQLMKKLIGSAPAMERLKEDILDLGQADGHVLIDGETGTGKTLVAHALHAVGSRAGKKFVLLSCAAWDEDALAKRLFGPMLPEDSQLPAVEEARGGTLVLEDVEALSDSLQARLLSFINDQGTPAETRVVAICNMQEQDRTCEDALRSDLFYRLAALRITLPPLRQRGEDILTLFTRLSEQFAEEYGCDTPQVSAQEAAQLLQAPWPGNVRQLINLAERAVLQSRRGSGTIASLLMSDHEDMQPVMTTEGKPLKEYVEAFERMLIDNTMRRHKGSIASVMEELCLPRRTLNEKMAKYGLARADYL
- a CDS encoding sensor histidine kinase — its product is MSELPTSKSPTPAASLRRTRLTSWRVRLALALLFVMAVITIVVTNKLLTDRFTENTRNRAELRLALYSGNLLSELRRNAIVPQLLSRDPALIGALNSSDYSTSTQRLISFVEEIGAASLMLLDSDGRAVAATDRNRLGSQHRSDPYFFNAIRASETLFTVLETETGGYSFIYSRRIEEQGNTLGVIMVEVDLHKFERAWAGISDAVLVTDSTGTIILATEPRWRSKTEGEALAQAPAQSAIQRAIQATADWTTLPADAYVQGKAVMRMESRIPFRGWHIASFTTYESVRDKVNGVLALEIMGFAMLLALAFYALSRKTAGRLMLFQRESAELRALNARLQREIAEREKVQQTLAVAEQTLAQSSKLAALGEMSAAVSHELNQPLAAMRTYLAGARLLLNRNRPEEALSSFQRIDDLIDRMGQITRQLKSYARKGGDQFTPVNMGDALASALSMMEPQLKSRKVEISRVYPDDPVMVMGDRVRVEQVMINLLRNALDATQSVDEPQIELLLAAGETATLTVRDNGQGIDDLDALFEPFYTTKRPGEGVGLGLAISSGIVNDLGGRLLARNAEGGGAVFEMQLPILTGESDIEAAE